Proteins encoded by one window of Branchiostoma floridae strain S238N-H82 chromosome 6, Bfl_VNyyK, whole genome shotgun sequence:
- the LOC118418113 gene encoding CD109 antigen-like — protein MWKPDKMRGLLLLCVLGSVLAQKELDVPSPTPGTPGTFLIMAPKVVRPGRPLTMSVSILDPAAASVQVTATLMQNGRPTGTPASGDFSPSADGTLELVVPGDLTAAGTYKLKVEGTGGLTFTEEKDLTFNSKSSSIFVQTDKGKYKPGQTVKMRALAVDAELKTKKEQFDIDIFDPQGNKIVQWRGLQNDDGIVEKEFPLSDQPLLGDWKIVAMLAGGDQVEQPFGVEEYVLPKFEVTISTNSFFAQTEDNLQGTFNAKYTYGKNVEGQGKVTAKLRSVGSNFRPTDNSIELNAIAMTEGSGSFQFSRRDIENLYSYPSQLYYGSYQLELIVEVTEGLTGNTQESTKALDLVQTKYKLEFFNTAENFKPGLQYTAYLRTSYHDGTPMLGMDLSNPVTLTKSYGWDGPTSPPPEELTIPQSGVIKIVMDVPSTANSMSLSVTYNDVSETAVSHSANKAESPSSTYIQVTTSTPEVMAGEVAQFTVKSTSPISYFSYQVLSRGNIVVADRVDVSPDDTQKSFTVPTTAQMAPSSRMVVYWMTDTGEVCNDGLTFTVKGAFENQVSVSYDKDRAEPAEDIAVTVRADPDSLVALLTVDQSVLLLASGNDITQEKVLAELEEYDPAEDGSSSGGPGIMWRRKKRSIWWPMPTSGADAHAVFENAGVIVITDAMVYQKQPDYWWDFGGPFPGVLDNIMFGPQLEIAAAGAGVDVLTDGGGGGTALQEVKQVRSFFPETWLWSNATAGPAFMDVAVAGLGPDEIRLDDDRLKEVTRVRSFFPETWLWESTVAGYHWNLNTVDALYHLLVVVKRNSCQTWPWSSTCQLQLQTLLEEGAQEAACRKSNVSAASSLKHGCSQKELQVTPFFEDGFMPDMEFMPAAGKGDSAGGWGGGGGGGLQEVKLYAMYDDAFMEEMDMEIMPAAAAEESLGGRGSSGGLQEVKRIRSFFPETWLWTNTTAGPDGTAVFASTVPDTITSWVASAFALNDISGLGVSDTPASMEAFRPFFVSLNLPYSVVNKEETAIQALVFNYMDVEMDVTVTLEGSDGFMHIVMDTNDVNAIGTEVAGDQAVVLTVPAGTSRSKSFPIIPKRFGAVTIKVKAQSTLAADAVERQLLVEPEGEQKEYTKSFVLDLDDNTRDVTKYLTLGLPLSGMVAGSAYGRVSVMGDMMGSTISGLDSLLQMPYGCGEQTMITFAPNVYVMYYLDQTDQVTPEIEDKALKFMSSGYQRELTYTHNDGSFSAFGTQDDSGSTWLSAFVIKSFAQAVEYIYIDPKVLAKTVRWLIRQQQDNGVFSEPGRVIHKEMQGGLSSDVTMTSYVLVSLMEYNNILSTMDAPDSDKVDVTMARDRAVSFLEGRLDSETDVYTVVTMTYALTEGGQKYWKKPESTAPPPVSDDLMWTPPYHDPPSADVEMTAYALLTYLARDDMIDGIPIMKWLSEQRNAYGGYSSTQDTVVGLQALAYFAAGVRAGGLDMTVTITSDTDAAFSHTFTVNDQNAIVLQQVEIPNLTGTLTARAQGTGMGLLQLFVRYNVDVVDPTPSFNLVATVKDSDNNFVTCETCGAYQLGGSSGMAVMEIGIPSGFYVEDADLMALVENQNLPTLKRAERSTDNKKAVLYFDEMNASPTCVTLTSRRSMPVAKTQPSVVKVYDYYKPDVKASNVYQSETLKNTNICDVCDDCTGCRTRRSPQNGANGGPALVVDTLLGMVLVLLTRLLGR, from the exons ATGTGGAAACCTG ACAAGATGAGGGGACTCCTGCTATTGTGTGTGCTGGGGTCTGTTCTGGCACAGAAGGAGCTGGACGTCCCATCCCCAACTCCTGGTACACCAGG AACTTTTCTGATCATGGCCCCCAAAGTGGTCCGGCCTGGTCGCCCCCTGACCATGAGTGTGTCCATCCTGGACCCAGCCGCGGCCAGTGTGCAGGTGACCGCCACCCTCATGCAGAATGGCAGGCCGACCGGAACACCAGCATCTGGAGACTTCAGTCCAA GTGCAGATGGAACCCTTGAACTAGTG GTTCCAGGGGATCTGACAGCGGCCGGTACCTACAAGCTGAAGGTGGAAGGCACCGGTGGGCTGACCTTCACTGAGGAGAAGGACCTGACCTTCAACTCCAAGTCCTCCTCCATCTTTGTACAAACTGACAAGGGAAAATACAAGCCTGGACAGACAG TGAAGATGAGGGCCCTTGCTGTGGATGCTGAGCTAAAGACCAAGAAGGAACAATTTGACATTGACATATTT GATCCACAAGGTAACAAGATCGTGCAATGGCGGGGACTACAGAACGATGACGGTATTGTGGAGAAGGAGTTCCCACTTTCTGATCAGCCGCTTCTTGGAGACTGGAAAATTGTAGCCATGTTGGCTGGG GGAGATCAGGTTGAGCAGCCCTTTGGTGTGGAAGAGTATG TCCTTCCCAAGTTTGAGGTGACCATCAGCACCAACTCATTCTTTGCTCAGACTGAGGACAATTTGCAAGGAACCTTCAATGCCAA GTACACGTATGGGAAGAATGTTGAAGGTCAGGGGAAGGTGACTGCCAAGCTGAGGAGTGTAGGCAGTAACTTCAGGCCAACTGACAACAGCATCGAACTCAATGCCATTGCT ATGACTGAAGGAAGTGGGAGCTTCCAGTTCTCTCGTAGAGACATTGAGAACCTGTACAGTTACCCAAGTCAGCTGTATTATGGCAGCTACCAACTGGAACTGATTGTAGAGGTGACAGAGGGTCTTACAG GAAATACACAGGAGAGTACCAAAGCATTGGACCTGGTACAGACCAAGTACAAGCTGGAGTTCTTTAACACAGCAGAGAACTTCAAACCAGGCCTTCAGTATACTGCTTAC CTGAGGACATCTTACCATGATGGCACCCCCATGCTTGGAATGGATCTTTCTAATCCTGTTACTCTGACCAAGAGCTATGGCTGGGATGGCCCAACATCCCCTCCTCCAGAGGAGCTGACCATTCCCCAGTCGGGGGTGATCAAGATTGTCATGGATGTGCCCTCTACTGCAAACTCTATGTCACTTAGT GTGACGTACAATGACGTGTCAGAGACAGCTGTATCGCACTCTGCCAATAAGGCAGAGTCACCTTCCAGCACCTACATCCAGGTCACGACCAGCACACCGGAGGTCATG GCAGGAGAAGTTGCCCAGTTCACAGTCAAAAGTACTTCTCCCATCAGCTACTTCTCCTACCAG GTCCTGTCCAGAGGCAACATCGTCGTGGCGGACAGGGTAGATGTGTCCCCAGATGACACGCAGAAGTCCTTCACTGTGCCCACCACTGCCCAGATGGCCCCCTCCTCACGCATGGTGGTGTACTGGATGACTGACACAGGAGAGGTCTGCAACGATGGACTGACATTTACTGTCAAGGGGGCCTTTGAGAACCAG GTTTCCGTGAGCTACGACAAGGACCGTGCGGAGCCTGCAGAGGACATCGCTGTGACGGTTCGTGCCGACCCTGACTCCCTGGTGGCACTGCTGACAGTGGACCAGAGTGTCCTGCTCCTGGCTAGTGGCAATGACATCACTCAGGAGAAG GTTTTGGCTGAGCTGGAGGAGTATGACCCTGCTGAGGACGGCTCAAGCTCGGGGGGACCAGGGATCATGTGGCGCCGTAAGAAGAGGTCTATCTGGTGGCCCATGCCAACATCGGGTGCTGATGCACATGCTGTGTTTGAG AATGCTGGTGTGATTGTCATCACAGATGCCATGGTGTACCAGAAACAGCCAGACTACT GGTGGGATTTTGGTGGCCCATTTCCGGGAGTGCTAGACAACATAATGTTTGGACCTCAGTTGGAGATCGCTGCCGCGGGAGCTGGAGTTGACGTTTTGACTGATGGAGGTGGAGGTGGCACTGCTCTACAGGAGGTCAAACAAGTCCGGTCCTTCTTCCCCGAAACTTGGCTGTGGAGCAATGCAACAGCAGG GCCAGCCTTCATGGACGTGGCTGTAGCAGGCCTGGGGCCCGATGAAATCCGATTGGATGACGACCGTCTGAAGGAAGTGACAAGGGTGCGCTCCTTCTTCCCCGAGACCTGGCTGTGGGAGAGCACAGTTGCAGGGTACCACTGGAATCTAAACACCGTAGATGCT CTATACCATCTTTTGGTCGTGGTCAAGAGGAATTCATGCCAGACATGGCCATGGAGTTCGACATGCCAGCTGCAGCTGCAGACTCTGCTGGAGGAGGGGGCACAGGAGGCAGCCTGCAGGAAGTCAAACGTGTCCGCAGCTTCTTCCCTGAAACATGGCTGTTCACAAAAGGAACTGCAGG TAACGCCATTTTTTGAGGATGGGTTTATGCCAGACATGGAGTTCATGCCAGCTGCCGGGAAAGGAGACTCTGCTGGAGGATGGGGCGGTGGCGGAGGAGGCGGCCTGCAGGAAGTCAAAC TTTACGCAATGTATGACGATGCGTTTATGGAGGAAATGGACATGGAAATCATGCCAGCTGCAGCCGCAGAAGAATCTCTTGGAGGACGGGGCAGCAGCGGGGGCCTGCAGGAAGTCAAACGTATCCGCAGCTTCTTCCCTGAAACATGGCTGTGGACAAACACAACTGCAGG GCCTGACGGTACAGCCGTATTCGCCTCGACAGTGCCAGATACCATCACATCCTGGGTAGCCAGTGCATTTGCTCTGAATGACATCAGTGGCCTTGGAGTGTCAGATACACCAGCTTCG ATGGAGGCTTTCCGTCCGTTCTTCGTGTCGCTGAACCTACCCTACTCCGTGGTCAATAAAGAGGAGACAGCAATTCAAGCTTTGGTCTTCAACTACATGGATGTGGAGATGGAT GTGACTGTGACCTTGGAGGGGTCTGATGGCTTCATGCATATCGTGATGGACACAAACGATGTCAACGCTATCGGTACTGAAGTGGCAGGTGATCAGGCTGTGGTACTGACCGTGCCAGCTGGTACCTCCAGGTCCAAATCCTTCCCCATCATCCCCAAGAGGTTTGGGGCCGTCACCATCAAGGTGAAGGCCCAGTCTACACTGGCTGCTGATGCTGTGGAGAGGCAGCTGCTGGTGGAG CCGGAGGGGGAGCAGAAAGAGTACACCAAGTCTTTCGTCCTTGACCTTGATGACAACACACGTGACGTGACAAAGTACCTGACCCTGGGTCTGCCCCTGAGTGGAATGGTGGCTGGGTCAGCTTATGGACGTGTGTCCGTTATGG GTGATATGATGGGCTCGACCATCAGTGGGTTGGACAGCCTGCTGCAGATGCCATACGGCTGTGGTGAACAGACCATGATCACCTTCGCACCCAACGTCTACGTGATGTACTACCTGGACCAGACAGACCAGGTCACCCCAGAGATAGAGGACAAGGCCTTGAAGTTCATGTCCTCAG GATATCAGCGTGAACTGACCTACACACATAATGATGGGTCCTTCAGTGCCTTTGGAACCCAAGATGACTCTGGCAGTACATG GCTGTCAGCATTTGTGATCAAGTCCTTTGCGCAGGCAGTAGAGTACATCTACATCGACCCGAAGGTTCTGGCCAAGACCGTTCGATGGTTGATACGCCAACAACAGGACAATGGGGTTTTCTCCGAACCAGGCAGGGTCATTCACAAGGAAATGCAG GGAGGTCTGTCCTCTGATGTCACGATGACATCCTACGTTCTGGTGAGCCTGATGGAGTACAACAACATCCTGTCCACAATGGATGCCCCTGATAGTGAT AAGGTGGATGTCACCATGGCCAGGGACCGTGCCGTATCATTCCTGGAGGGTAGGCTTGACAGTGAGACAGACGTTTACACCGTTGTCACCATGACCTATGCCCTC ACAGAAG GAGGACAGAAGTACTGGAAAAAGCCAGAAAGCACCGCCCCACCCCCTGTCAGTGATGACCTGATGTGGACGCCCCCGTACCATGACCCGCCATCTGCTGATGTGGAGATGACAGCGTACGCACTCCTGACGTACCTGGCCAGGGACGACATGATCGATGGAATTCCCATCATGAAGTGGCTGTCGGAACAGAGGAACGCGTATGGAGGGTACTCATCCACACAG GACACAGTAGTGGGGTTGCAGGCTCTGGCCTACTTTGCTGCTGGTGTTCGTGCAGGTGGACTGGACATGACCGTTACCATCACTTCAGATACAGACGCTGCCTTCTCTCATACTTTCACTGTTAATGACCAGAATGCCATCGTGCTGCAGCAAGTAGAG ATCCCCAACTTGACTGGGACACTTACTGCACGTGCCCAGGGAACAGGAATGGGCCTGCTGCAG CTCTTTGTGCGGTACAATGTTGACGTGGTGGATCCAACTCCTTCCTTTAATCTGGTAGCAACTGTCAAGGACAGCGACAACAACTTTGTCACCTGTGAGACCTGTGGCGC GTACCAGCTTGGTGGCAGCAGTGGTATGGCTGTGATGGAGATAGGCATTCCCTCTGGCTTCTATGTGGAGGATGCTGACCTGATGGCCCTGGTGGAGAACCAGAACTTGCCAACACTCAAGAGAGCCGAGCGATCAACCGACAACAAGAAGGCTGTTCTCTACTTCGATGAG ATGAATGCCAGTCCCACCTGTGTGACTCTGACATCCCGCCGTTCCATGCCTGTGGCCAAGACTCAGCCATCTGTGGTCAAGGTGTACGACTACTACAAGCCAG ATGTCAAGGCATCCAATGTCTATCAGTCGGAGACCCTGAAGAACACCAACATCTGTGACGTCTGTGATGACTGTACCGGATGCCGCACACGCAGGAGTCCACAGAATGGGGCCAATGGAGGTCCCGCTCTTGTTGTGGACACCCTTCTGGGTATGGTGCTGGTGTTGCTGACCAGGCTTTTGGGCCGCTAA